From the genome of Altererythrobacter sp. BO-6:
GCGGGGAAATACCAGCGCCGCAGACAAGAAATAGAGCAACGCCAGGACAAGCGCCATGAACATCGTGGGCCAGTTGATCTGGATGATGTCGCGCGCCGACCAGGTGAATAGCCAGAAACTGCTGATGTCGAGCAGTACAAATATGGCCAGAAGCGGCGTCAGCAAACCGATCGACCGCCGCCGATGCGAGTCGATTGCATCGGCAAACCTTACGGCAACTTCAGCTACGGTCAGCCCGAGCAAAAGCCCGAAGAAACTGAAGAAATATTCGAAATCGCTCATTCCCGCCCCCTCAGGAGCAGAGACTGACCCAATTTACGGTGCTGGAAAAGCTAAAAAGGAGCCGGCCGACCCGCTGCCATCCACCTGGGCTGCTTCCTTCCGGACCTGACCCGGTGAGCGGACGCGAACGTCCGACCGACTCCCAGGCGGGCATATGGCGGCGGAGATGCAGTTTGGCAAGATCATTGCCAAAGAACGAACTCAGTCGAGCGCGATGCCCCGCCGCACCGCTTCGGCCTCCAATGCAGCATTAAGTTTTGCCCAGCGCGCCGCCTGCCTTTCATCCGCCGCGCGCTGTTTCGCAAACAAACTCAGGAATTTCTGGCAGACCGTTTGGCCGTCACCTTGCTTCTGTGCCTCCATAATCGCGCCGGCATCTTCAAGGAAACCGATCAGGTCATCCTGGCGCTCCTCCGACGCATCAGGATAAAGACCTTCCTCGACTTGCCAGATGTCTTCTTGCGGGATCTTGCCTGATTCCAGCATCTTCCAGACCAGCCATGTGCGCAAACGCTCGCCAAATCGTGCGGCATCGCCCTCGGCATTCGCTTTTGGGAAGATTTCGTCAAGCTTGTGCCCGGCGGCTTCGAGCTTCTCATTGGTCGAAAACATGTCATGGATTTCAGGGCGATCGCAGGTCGAAGGATCGGGCAAAACTGCTCTTGCAACTTCAACCATGGCCGGTCGGGGAGAGTCGGGTTCGAGAAGGCCCAACCCTTCATTATCGGCCATCGTGTTCAGCTCGATGTCTGAGCAGGTGACCGCATAATTGCCCGACATTTCGATTTCGATCAGCAGCTGGCGCGGCTCACCATCGATCATGAACTCCTTGGCATACCGCCACTCCTGCCAGCGCGGATCGTATCGAACGTCGTCGGCCAGATCGCGCCATCCGCCCTTTTCGAGCATTTGTGCCAGGCCAAGCTGCCATTCCACCCCGTCAACCTGATCGCTCTCCTCCATCGCTGAATACCATGACAGTCGATAAAGCCGGTCTGACCAAGAGCTATAATCCGCCATGGCCTCGCGAAACAGGCGCGTGGGATCTTCAGCCGTGACCTTCGCCAGCGCGGTCTGATTCTGTTGTTCGCGCGTCAGGCCGAATGTAAGACCAGTGGTGCCAACACTGGGGCACAGCGCCTCGATTTCCCCGAATGAATTGGGTGTGGGACGCGCTGCAAGAGCGGGCGCTCCCGAGCCCACGACCAAAGCAACCGATCCGATTGCAGCCAAGGTGCCGCGCAACACGTGATAAGACTTGAACGTCATTTGAGCGTAATCCCCAACCGGTTCGCTTCAGCCTCAAGTGCAGCGTTTAACACCGCCAGCCGATCTGCCCGGTCCGTGCTCGTCTGCCAATCGTACAGAAAGGAATCGCGCACGGCCTCGCACAGGGCCATCCCGTCATGCGTATCTTCGGCCTCTCCCAAGCGGTTGCCGATTTCCGCCTGCCGTTTGAAATTCTCGAGTTGCTCGGCTGTGGAGATGCCAGGATCGGCTGTGAGGAGGTTGCCGAGCTGTTCCTTGGTAAGCCCGCCTTCGTTGCGAAGCCGCTTGAGAAGCCATGCTTTCAGCAGCTCGTGATATTTGGCTTCTGCCCGCAAATCCGGAATTTCGGCGACATGTTTGCGCAGGACGTCTTCAAGCCCGTTGAGATTGTCGAGCGCGACCAGGTCGTCACCAAAATCCGAACTCGCACAGTTGAAATTGGATAGGAAGGTATCGACCTGCCGCAGCCAGCCAGCCCCTGGATGAACCGGTTTCGGGTCGTCAGCCTCTGCCTGCTGGTAAGCGGGATCGGCAGCGCGCGCCTTTGCTTCAAGCGCAGGGTTTACGGCCAGCGCCGATCCGCTTGACCCAGCCGAAACCGCAAGCAGAAACAAGTGCAGCATGGATTTACCCGACATGATCCCCTCCAAACCAGCGAAGTGGTTGTCGATCCGCGATCAGTGGCAAGGCCTCAAGACCTTAGATGTAGCGGTACATCGGCGCAGCGGTGCTGGCCTTGCGCCGATCTAGCGGAAATTGTCGGCGTAAGCCTGCAGCTTGAGCGCCTTGGGCGGGGTGGCGTGTACACGCGCGGCGATCCCGTATTTCTCGGCATAGGCTTTCGCCGCATCCTTGCTCGGGAAGCTCAGCGAAACCTGCGCCTGCGTATCGCCGCTGCCGGTCCACCCCATCAGCGGATCGGGCCTGCGCGCTTCGGACTGCTCGAATTCGAGCACCCATTCATCGGTGCGGGCCTTGCCCGATTGCATGGCGTTCTTGGGTCGCTGGTAGATACGTGCGCTCATCCAAGGCCCTCTAATTCAGCCTTGGTCCTTTGAAAAGGCGTTCTTGGTCTTCAAACTCGGCTTTTCCGCCCATGGCTCATCCGGCCAGCGATGCTTGGGATAGCGGCCTTTCATGTCTTTCTTCACATCGGCCCAGCTGCCGCGCCAGAAGCCAGGCAGGTCGCGGGTCGACTGGATCGGGCGGCCCGCCGGGCTGGTGAGCTTGAGCAGCAAAGGCGTGCGCCCGATCAGCGGATGGCGATCGAGCCCGAACAAGGCCTGGACCCGCACCTCGACGCTGGGGGCATCGTCACCGGCGTAATCGATCGGGTGGTGCGTACCGGCAGGAGAGGCGAATTCGCGCGGTGCCTCGCGGTCGAGCAGTTGTCGGTCGCCCCAGTCGAGCTGGTTCAGGATCGCCTCGACCAGTCTTCCGCGCGATACTTCCAGGTCGCGCCGTCCCTCCAACAAGGGCCGCAGCCAGTCAGCGGCACTCGCCTGCAAATGACCGATTTCCAGCGCCTTGACCCCTGAGAACGTTCCCCGAGCCAGGAGGTCTTTCGGGACCAGTTCCCCCAGCTTCTCCACCGCTTTTTCCACGAGTTTATCCACAATCGCTTCGGGATCGGGATCCGGGTCGGGACCGCTGGCCAGTGTGATCGCCCCCAGCCGCCTTTCGAGCCGTGCTTCGACGCGTTTTTCATCTCTATTCCAGCGAATTACCGAGCGCTTTTCGATCATTTCCGCAAGTCGGGTCTCAACCTCTTGCGGGCTCAACTCGGCCGCCGCGGTGATCCGCGCGCCCTTTGCCTGCCCCTGCGCGTCGCCGATCACCAGCCACTCGGCCCGTG
Proteins encoded in this window:
- a CDS encoding ETC complex I subunit: MSARIYQRPKNAMQSGKARTDEWVLEFEQSEARRPDPLMGWTGSGDTQAQVSLSFPSKDAAKAYAEKYGIAARVHATPPKALKLQAYADNFR